Proteins found in one Verrucomicrobiales bacterium genomic segment:
- a CDS encoding DUF1080 domain-containing protein, producing the protein MKYFCLTLAALSCAILPLSAADSEEGFKTIFDGKSMTGWKLGDEQAKSWRIEDGALVAQGNRSHAFYVGDEKPFKDFEFKVDVMTEPGSNGGIYFHTKYQESGWPKGGFECQVNVTQGDWIKTGSLYGLASIGVTPAQDNKWWTQHIIVKGNKVTVKIDGKTVLEYNEPAGAVAGKDFERKLSSGTFAFQAHDPKSVVRYKNVRVKRLD; encoded by the coding sequence ATGAAATACTTTTGTCTCACCTTGGCGGCCCTGAGCTGCGCAATTCTTCCCCTTTCGGCCGCGGATTCGGAAGAAGGTTTCAAGACCATTTTTGACGGCAAGTCGATGACCGGATGGAAATTGGGCGACGAGCAGGCTAAGTCGTGGAGGATTGAGGACGGCGCTTTGGTGGCGCAGGGGAATCGTTCGCACGCCTTTTACGTCGGTGATGAAAAGCCGTTCAAGGACTTCGAGTTCAAGGTGGACGTCATGACGGAACCCGGCTCGAACGGTGGGATTTATTTCCACACCAAGTATCAGGAATCGGGCTGGCCGAAGGGCGGTTTTGAGTGCCAGGTCAATGTGACCCAGGGCGATTGGATCAAGACGGGCAGTCTATACGGTCTGGCCAGCATCGGAGTGACGCCGGCTCAGGACAACAAGTGGTGGACTCAGCATATCATCGTGAAGGGCAACAAGGTCACGGTGAAGATTGATGGCAAGACGGTGCTCGAATACAATGAACCTGCAGGTGCCGTCGCGGGCAAGGACTTCGAGCGCAAGCTCAGCAGCGGAACCTTCGCGTTCCAGGCGCACGACCCCAAGAGCGTGGTTCGCTACAAGAACGTTCGCGTCAAGCGTCTCGACTGA
- a CDS encoding RidA family protein yields the protein MNAEARIAELKLDLPPAPKPVAVYKPLVISGNLAYVSGHGPLRTDKTLIVGRVGADLNVDQGKAAARQVGLGILSTLRSQLGSLDRVKRVIKVLGMVNCTPDFKEHPAVINGCSELFAEVWGPENGIAARSAVGMGSLPGNIAVEIEAIFELEWK from the coding sequence ATGAATGCTGAAGCACGTATTGCGGAACTGAAGTTGGATTTGCCTCCCGCTCCCAAACCGGTGGCGGTCTACAAGCCCTTGGTGATATCGGGGAACTTGGCCTATGTCTCCGGACATGGCCCCCTGCGCACGGACAAGACCCTGATTGTGGGGCGCGTCGGTGCCGATCTGAACGTTGATCAAGGCAAGGCCGCTGCCCGACAGGTGGGTCTGGGAATTCTTTCCACCTTGCGTTCGCAGTTGGGCAGCTTGGATCGCGTCAAGCGAGTCATCAAGGTGCTAGGCATGGTGAACTGCACTCCAGACTTCAAGGAGCATCCCGCGGTGATCAACGGCTGCAGTGAGCTGTTCGCCGAGGTGTGGGGTCCGGAGAACGGCATCGCCGCTCGCAGCGCGGTGGGCATGGGCTCGCTGCCGGGCAATATCGCGGTGGAGATCGAAGCGATCTTTGAATTGGAGTGGAAGTAA
- a CDS encoding D-TA family PLP-dependent enzyme, protein MSETPTPWYRVDHPDDIDSPALLVYEERVVANLRRMVAQAGGVDRLRPHIKTHKLPQIVQWHLDLGITRFKAATIAEAEMCAVAGAPDVLLAYQPVGPRAGRLARLAASFPKTRFSTVVDDAEVARSLSEALGREGITLEVLIDLDCGQHRTGIAPGPAAVDLYRVLATLPGIRPGGLHAYDGHLHDKDPVERARRCEEAFAPVIALRSALVSAGFPVPRVVAGGTPTFPVHAKRTDVECSPGTCVFWDHGYGTNLPDLEYLPAAVLLMRVVSKPLPQRLCLDLGHKAVASEMPHPRVFFLNLPEAQFVGHNEEHLLVETPRAAEFPVGTVIYGIPWHVCPTVALHSEVVVIRGGKEVARWRVSGRDRRLSL, encoded by the coding sequence ATGTCCGAGACACCTACTCCTTGGTATCGAGTCGACCATCCGGACGACATCGATTCTCCTGCGCTTCTGGTCTACGAGGAACGCGTTGTTGCCAATCTCCGACGGATGGTTGCTCAGGCGGGAGGGGTAGATCGGCTCCGGCCGCACATCAAAACCCACAAGCTCCCGCAGATCGTCCAGTGGCATCTCGATCTAGGCATTACTCGGTTCAAAGCGGCCACCATCGCCGAGGCGGAGATGTGCGCGGTGGCGGGCGCTCCGGACGTGCTGTTGGCCTATCAACCCGTCGGTCCGCGCGCTGGGCGGCTGGCTCGGCTGGCTGCCTCGTTTCCCAAGACTCGATTCTCGACCGTCGTGGATGATGCTGAGGTGGCGAGGTCGTTGTCGGAGGCCCTCGGGCGGGAGGGGATTACGCTCGAAGTCTTGATCGACCTCGATTGTGGTCAGCATCGAACCGGCATTGCTCCCGGCCCGGCTGCAGTGGACCTTTATCGGGTTCTGGCTACGCTTCCAGGGATCCGACCTGGCGGGTTGCATGCCTACGATGGTCATCTGCACGATAAGGATCCGGTGGAGCGTGCCCGACGTTGCGAGGAGGCCTTTGCTCCCGTGATCGCGCTTCGGAGCGCCTTGGTGTCTGCGGGCTTCCCGGTGCCGCGGGTGGTTGCCGGCGGAACCCCCACCTTTCCGGTGCATGCGAAACGAACCGATGTGGAGTGCAGTCCGGGAACATGTGTCTTTTGGGATCACGGGTATGGGACCAATTTGCCGGACCTCGAATACCTGCCGGCAGCGGTCCTCCTGATGCGGGTGGTGAGCAAGCCTTTGCCCCAGCGATTGTGTTTGGACTTAGGGCACAAAGCGGTGGCTTCCGAGATGCCGCACCCTCGGGTTTTTTTTCTCAATCTGCCCGAGGCTCAGTTTGTCGGGCACAACGAGGAACATCTGCTGGTCGAAACTCCGCGGGCCGCTGAGTTCCCGGTTGGGACGGTCATTTACGGGATTCCCTGGCATGTTTGCCCTACCGTGGCTCTCCATTCGGAGGTGGTCGTGATTCGGGGCGGGAAAGAAGTGGCTCGGTGGCGGGTTTCTGGGCGCGACCGACGGTTGAGCCTTTGA
- a CDS encoding sulfatase-like hydrolase/transferase yields the protein MDHQIFPPPLSRFLCRRYSVMCSMLAVVLSAFDLAAADPRPNILFIMSDDHAAQSMSCYGSRINQTPQMDRLARQGMRFTHCFAINSICTPSRAAILTGKYHHKNGVPVFNRFDGRQDHVAKRLKAAGYQTGLIGKWHLFSDPTGFDYWNVLPGQGDYHNPVMIENGRTNKYTGYVTDLITDFSIDFLKKRDPDRPFLLMTHHKATHRNWQPDSRHGTMYENATIPEPATIDDDYAGRSPAAAEATMRLDRNLSTNDLKGPIDARLTASEKRHSNYQRYLKDYLRCLASMDDNVGRLLDYLDQSGLATNTLVIYTSDQGFFLGEHGWYDKRFMYEESLRMPLLARLPGRIAPSSVNTNMVLNVDFAPTFLELAGLKAPAEIQGRSLVPVLEGLTPRDWRQSMYYRYYHYPGDHNVQPHYGVRTREHKLIYFENLDAWELYDLQSDPNEMRNVAGDPAYAGVRRELVRELERLRQQLGDEVVHSASLRGFMGGGRFFAPTNSRSIRLQGPFGIQFDAQGEGVIVEMTGNRVLRMKTNGWVSVMAGDGVQGDGGEGGPGEKARLNGPHALALTPEGDVLVADTWNHRVRRIERATGIIRTIAGTGRAGFSGDGGPAVNADLNGVYGIALDYPGENLYLTDLENRRVRVVNLKSGLIRTVAGNSERGVPADGALAIESPLVDPRSVTVDRQGRVYILERSGNALRIVERSGRIRTVVGVDGKPGLAGDGGPGAAARLRGPKDLCMDQDGSVLIADTENHVVRRYDPRTGFIHRVAGTGLAGREGMDGPGEVCELNQPHGVWVHPTGDVYISDSSNHRILRLVRRYGADRQTASARTDR from the coding sequence ATGGATCACCAAATCTTCCCGCCGCCGCTGAGTCGTTTCCTTTGCCGCCGATACTCAGTGATGTGTTCTATGCTTGCGGTGGTCCTGTCGGCCTTCGACCTTGCCGCTGCGGACCCCCGGCCGAATATCCTGTTTATCATGTCGGACGACCATGCCGCACAGTCGATGAGCTGCTATGGAAGCCGCATCAACCAAACGCCGCAGATGGATCGTCTGGCCCGCCAGGGAATGAGATTTACCCACTGCTTCGCCATTAACTCCATCTGCACTCCCAGTCGGGCCGCAATCCTCACCGGGAAATACCACCACAAGAACGGCGTCCCCGTTTTTAACCGGTTTGATGGGCGTCAAGATCACGTGGCCAAGCGTCTCAAGGCCGCTGGCTACCAAACCGGTCTCATCGGCAAATGGCATCTTTTCAGCGATCCCACGGGTTTTGACTATTGGAATGTCTTGCCGGGCCAGGGGGATTATCACAACCCGGTCATGATCGAGAATGGCCGCACAAACAAGTACACCGGCTATGTCACGGATCTCATCACCGATTTCTCCATCGATTTTCTGAAGAAACGCGATCCGGATCGGCCCTTCCTGTTGATGACCCACCACAAAGCTACTCATCGCAACTGGCAGCCGGACAGTCGGCACGGCACGATGTATGAAAATGCCACCATCCCGGAGCCGGCTACCATTGACGATGATTACGCTGGCCGTTCGCCCGCCGCCGCTGAAGCCACCATGCGCTTGGACCGCAACCTCAGTACCAACGACCTTAAGGGGCCGATCGATGCCCGCTTGACAGCCTCAGAGAAGCGCCACTCCAACTATCAGCGCTACCTGAAGGACTACCTGCGATGCCTGGCCTCCATGGATGACAATGTCGGGCGGTTACTCGACTACCTCGATCAGTCCGGTCTGGCGACCAACACCTTGGTGATCTACACCTCGGATCAGGGCTTTTTCCTGGGAGAGCATGGATGGTATGACAAGCGGTTCATGTATGAGGAGTCCTTGCGCATGCCGCTGCTGGCGCGGTTGCCGGGTCGCATCGCTCCGTCCTCGGTTAACACCAACATGGTTTTGAATGTCGATTTCGCTCCCACCTTTCTCGAGTTGGCTGGGTTGAAAGCCCCAGCCGAGATTCAAGGGCGCAGCTTGGTTCCCGTGCTGGAAGGCCTCACGCCTCGGGATTGGCGGCAGTCGATGTACTATCGCTACTACCACTATCCCGGGGACCACAATGTGCAGCCGCATTACGGGGTGCGCACGCGTGAACATAAGCTCATCTATTTCGAAAACTTGGATGCCTGGGAGCTTTATGATCTGCAGTCGGACCCCAACGAAATGCGTAACGTCGCTGGAGACCCGGCGTACGCGGGCGTTCGAAGGGAGCTCGTCCGGGAGTTGGAACGACTGCGCCAGCAATTGGGGGACGAGGTGGTCCACAGTGCATCGCTGCGAGGATTTATGGGAGGAGGCCGCTTCTTTGCTCCTACCAATTCGAGGTCCATTCGACTGCAAGGTCCGTTCGGCATCCAGTTCGATGCTCAGGGTGAGGGCGTGATCGTTGAGATGACGGGGAATCGTGTGCTGCGGATGAAAACCAACGGCTGGGTTTCAGTAATGGCTGGAGACGGGGTTCAGGGCGACGGTGGAGAGGGTGGTCCCGGAGAAAAGGCTCGTCTGAATGGGCCGCATGCACTGGCGCTCACCCCCGAGGGAGATGTGCTGGTCGCTGACACTTGGAACCATCGGGTGCGCCGGATCGAACGGGCTACCGGCATCATTCGAACGATCGCTGGCACGGGCCGTGCCGGCTTCAGTGGGGATGGCGGACCGGCTGTGAATGCGGACCTGAATGGCGTGTATGGGATCGCCTTGGACTATCCGGGGGAGAATCTGTATCTGACCGACCTCGAGAATCGTCGAGTGCGCGTGGTGAACCTGAAGTCGGGTTTGATACGCACGGTCGCCGGCAATAGCGAGCGGGGGGTGCCGGCTGACGGTGCGTTGGCGATTGAGTCGCCTCTCGTCGATCCACGATCGGTGACCGTTGACCGGCAGGGGCGTGTCTACATCTTGGAGCGCAGCGGAAACGCCTTGCGAATTGTGGAGCGATCCGGACGGATTCGTACCGTGGTAGGCGTGGACGGAAAACCCGGGTTGGCGGGCGACGGTGGGCCGGGAGCAGCGGCGCGACTGAGGGGTCCGAAGGATCTATGCATGGATCAGGATGGCAGCGTGCTGATCGCGGACACCGAGAACCATGTGGTGCGACGTTACGATCCGCGCACCGGGTTCATCCATCGGGTCGCCGGGACGGGACTGGCGGGTCGCGAGGGCATGGATGGACCCGGTGAGGTGTGCGAGTTGAATCAACCTCATGGAGTCTGGGTGCATCCGACCGGGGACGTCTACATCAGTGACAGCAGCAATCATCGAATCCTCCGTCTGGTTCGACGTTATGGTGCTGATCGGCAAACCGCTTCCGCGCGCACTGATCGTTGA
- a CDS encoding DUF5009 domain-containing protein — MPTSPSPSPAPAAAPRRFISVDALRGFDMLWIVGAAGLVRALDKLAGGQDSGVLHFLAQQFQHKDWDGFAFYDLIFPLFVFLVGASVVFSMTRALGQEGKGAAYRRIFKRFILLYIVALIYSGGVSQLWPGIRLMGVLNRIALAYLVTALAFCHLRGRGLATLCATLLLGYWALMTFVPFPDVRPRQPNGELVSTRIETRKVEELNWNSSHTLRGVFEPGLNLANYLDQKYLPGHKHDGTYDPEGLLSTLPAIGTCLLGALAGLLLINPGITDQKKVIILMGAGAVSVALGFLWGLQFPVIKKIWTSSFVLVAGGYSALLLGLFHQVIEVWKIQGWVLPFVWVGSNSITIYLANNLIGFGKLAERFVGGDVSAFMDRTFRPGAGALLSAIVAVGIGLALVRFLYQKRIFLRL; from the coding sequence ATGCCGACCTCTCCGTCTCCATCCCCCGCCCCCGCAGCTGCACCACGCCGCTTCATCTCCGTCGATGCCCTCCGGGGGTTTGACATGCTCTGGATTGTCGGAGCGGCGGGACTGGTCCGGGCGTTGGATAAGCTGGCCGGCGGACAGGACTCCGGGGTGCTCCACTTTCTGGCGCAACAGTTCCAACACAAGGACTGGGACGGGTTTGCCTTCTACGATCTGATTTTCCCCCTGTTCGTGTTTCTTGTCGGGGCCTCAGTGGTCTTCTCCATGACGAGGGCGCTGGGTCAGGAGGGCAAAGGTGCGGCCTACCGGCGCATCTTCAAGCGGTTCATCCTCCTCTACATCGTGGCCTTGATCTATTCGGGGGGAGTTTCCCAACTCTGGCCCGGGATTCGGCTGATGGGTGTGCTCAACCGGATTGCGCTAGCCTATCTTGTCACAGCGCTGGCCTTCTGCCATCTGCGCGGACGCGGGCTGGCAACGCTGTGTGCGACGTTGCTGCTCGGCTACTGGGCCCTGATGACGTTCGTGCCGTTCCCCGACGTGCGGCCACGCCAACCCAACGGCGAGCTGGTGAGCACACGCATCGAAACCCGGAAGGTCGAGGAGCTCAACTGGAACAGTTCTCACACGCTCCGCGGCGTGTTCGAGCCAGGCCTGAATCTGGCGAACTACCTCGACCAAAAGTATCTCCCGGGACACAAGCACGACGGCACTTACGATCCGGAGGGATTGCTCAGTACACTTCCCGCGATCGGAACATGCCTACTCGGCGCCCTGGCCGGGCTCCTGTTGATCAACCCAGGAATCACGGATCAGAAGAAAGTCATCATCCTCATGGGGGCTGGCGCGGTAAGTGTCGCCCTGGGTTTCCTGTGGGGACTTCAATTCCCGGTGATCAAGAAGATCTGGACGTCCTCCTTTGTACTCGTCGCGGGCGGCTACAGCGCGCTGTTGTTGGGCCTGTTTCACCAGGTCATCGAAGTCTGGAAGATCCAAGGTTGGGTCCTGCCGTTTGTCTGGGTCGGCTCGAACTCGATCACGATCTATCTCGCCAACAACCTGATTGGATTCGGGAAGCTGGCCGAGCGTTTCGTGGGCGGGGATGTGAGCGCCTTCATGGATCGCACCTTCCGCCCCGGGGCCGGCGCTCTGCTGAGTGCCATCGTGGCGGTTGGCATCGGCCTCGCCCTCGTGCGCTTCCTTTACCAAAAGCGGATCTTCTTGCGGCTCTAG